CGCTTCGGCCGGACGCCTGCGCAAGGAAGGCAAGGACTACGTGGTGAAGGACGGCGACGTCCTGCACTTCCTGTTCAACGTCTGATAACCGTTTGCGCGGCGAGGGGTTACTCGCCGTTGCCTTCGATCATCCGCTGCTGGATGCGGTCGAGATAGGCATCGAGTTCCGCCGTGCTGGCGAACACCTCGCTTACCGGCACCGCCTTGACGATGTCGAACACCTTGCGCACCTGCGGTTGCGGATCGAGCAGCAGGGTGTGTCCGTGCAGGGCGCGCGTGGCCTTGCGTACGCGCGCCACGCTGCGCAGACCGGCGCTGCTGATGTAGTCCAGGCCGGCGAGGTCGAGCACTACCGTGACGCCTTGCGGCAGCTCGCCCATCATCGGCAGGACGGTGGTATCGAAGTCCAGGTAGGTGACAGCGTCGAGCCGTCCATTCAGATGCAGGACCAGCCGGGCGGGCGAGGGACGTTCCGCGCGCAGTTCGATCGTCATGTCGTCACTTCCTTCGGGTCGGGATAGATGAAGCGCAGTTGCAGGTGATTGCCGCTGTGGTCGTGGTGGTAGCTCAGGTCGCTGGCCATGGCACGCACCAGATGGATGCCCAGGCCGCCGACCTGGTCCGGGTCGGCGATGTCGCCGGTGAGGTTGGGGGCTGGGGCCTGCAGCGGGTCGAATGGCGTACCGTCGTCGTGCAGTTCGGCAAGCACTGCATCGGCGTCGGTCCGCAGGCGAAGCTGGATGCTGCCGTCGCCACCGGCATGGCCGTGCTGGGCCATGTTCACCATCAGTTCCTCGAGCACCAGCCGGACATCCTCGCGCGTGCCGGGCGGAACGCCTGCGTCGTCCAGCAGGGTCTCGCAACGGTCCAGTGCCGCGAAAACCTGTTCGGTGGTGGGCTCGAGGGTGAGATCAAGCATCGAGAACTCCTCCATGTCGCCATCGCTCCAGTTCAGGGCCAGGATCGTGATGTCATCGGCCTGGTCGCAGCCAGCCGCGAAGGCGTCGACATCGGACAGCAGGCGCGACGTGAACGCAGCCGGGTCGGCCGGCAGTGGCTTGCGGACCAGGCTATCCAGGGCGCGTTCGATGCCGAACATGCTGCCATCGTCACGGCTGGCCTCGGTGACGCCGTCGGTATACATCAGCAGGGTGTCGCCGCTGCGCAGGGTGAGTGACTGTTCGCCGTAGATGGCGTCTTCGTCCAGCCCGATCGCCGGGCCGGTTTCCACCTGGAACAGGCGGCTGCTACCGGCGCGGCACAGTATCGGTGGTTCGTGGCCGGCGCTGGCAAAGGTGAGTCGGCCGTTGGCAATGTCGATCACGCCGCACAGCAGGGTGATGAACATGCAGCTTTCGTTGCCTTGGCACAGCTCGCGGTTGAGCTCTTCCAGTAAATGGCTGGGTTGGCGTGTGTGTGGCGCGAGTGCCTTGGCCAGCGTGATCGCACGGGCCATGAACAGTGCTGCTGGAATCCCCTTGTCCGAAACATCGCCGACCATCAGACAGAAGTGCTGCGCATCGAGCATGAAGTAGC
This window of the Dyella sp. A6 genome carries:
- a CDS encoding STAS domain-containing protein, whose product is MTIELRAERPSPARLVLHLNGRLDAVTYLDFDTTVLPMMGELPQGVTVVLDLAGLDYISSAGLRSVARVRKATRALHGHTLLLDPQPQVRKVFDIVKAVPVSEVFASTAELDAYLDRIQQRMIEGNGE